Genomic segment of Coffea arabica cultivar ET-39 chromosome 1e, Coffea Arabica ET-39 HiFi, whole genome shotgun sequence:
TTCAAGTATCTAGTTTACCAGTTGGGTTGTTTAAATTTCTAGCTGACCGTCTTCGAGTCTAAGATTTATTTCATCAATTGCACACTTGATCTAATTAAAGGTTTAGTTTCCAAGTTGTACTTGGTACAGATGAGAGCTTGTTCTGTATACTTGGCTTGTTCAACTATCTAGCTGACTTCTCTAATTCTAAGATTTATTTCATCTGTGGCATTTAAACTTACTCAATGTTTTCTATCAATTTATGTATACGTTGTGTTGCCAGGTTACATCCAAACGGTACACTATCGAGGCTAGGAAGGAGCACTACAATTTTGAGAAATTGAAAGACTTTCTGGTCAGTCTATAAACTTCTTTTTTTGGAGGGAAATAAACTCAGTCTTTTGTCAACACTGACTGAAAACAATATCTTACTTGTCAGTATAAGCAGTTAGTTAGTTAGTCTTGGAGAAGTAATGATCACTGAGGACATTCTTTTCCTATTTTCTCTGACAATGTGGACTGATATCTCAGGTATTGCCCAACATGGCTTCGCTTGCTGATATAAAAGCCGTGTCATATGATGTATGTGGCCTCGTGCAAACAATTGGTACTGATTACAAGTCAAAGGTAATGGTGCTTCACTCTGTTGTTTTGAGGTGAAATACAAAGTGTGACccaatgaaatgtgaaatgtcCTGATTTCCCCCTCTGACAACTAAAGattataacaattttttttgtcGATAATCCCTCAGAGTCTATTTCCGTAAACAACTGGATATGCTATGAACTTGGAGGGTGTGATCAATAAGATGTTTAAGACATAGGAGAGTGCAATTGCTTGTTTTATTTTCACAGGGGATTGATAGCACATTCAACTGCCACAAGGTGGTTTTTGTGTTTCAGAGTCACTCGGTTGTATCTTTTCAGCATATTCGTTCTGCAGAAATTTTTTCGTAGACAAGTGTAGGTTTTAAGACAATAATAGGGACTGTGATTTGTAGTTCTGGCAAGAAGCGGCAGAAGTTTAGAAAATTGTTTTTTCATAAAAGTCGCGATTGGACAGGACTCGTCCTGAACCTGACACCGTGCTTCTAGCATTTTGGGCCTGTGGGTGTTAAGAGTAGAGAGAGTTTCTGAAATTAAGTGGTGGTCGTAAGGGTTTTGCTTGGATCTTGACTTGAATATTTGTTGAGTGATGATAATACAAAGATGGTGTGAATGTTTTTGTGGCAAAGGTATAATTTGAGGCTTTGTCCTGTAGTTCTTGAATCATGCCCCTACATTTaagtagtttttatttgtctaaAAGTTTAGATCCTGGAATAGAAGCTAGTGTCCAGTCTTACTGTCTGCCGATTTGACCAATCACTGTGCATTGATTCCTGTATGCTCCTGAGTACCCTTTGAATGGAGTTGAATTGTTCGAAAAATGTGTTGCTTCTAGAAAAAATGGTTAGTATTCAGTAATAGTTGGCATTTTGTTCAGATATGACATGCTCAAGCATGCATGAGGGAGTGGAGATTGTTGTCCGTTGCTTAAATTATCAGATGCACCACAATGGGTTGGGTGGGAGATAAACTGAGCATGGTAGCTTGAGTTTGAGGAAAGATGACTTATTCTTTGGTTGTTTCTTGTTTAATGACTTTTGGACTACCATTGGTTTGTTGCTATGTGATAAGCAAATTGTCGACGGCTTTTGATTTATTGTCAGTTTATCTGGTGCTTTCATGCTCTCTTTGTTTCAACTGATGGTAAAATTGCAAACATACCAGGTTGCTTTGACTCATGGACCAGAATATGTTAAACCTCAAGTGAAACAGACAGATGTCAGCGGCAGCTTTTGCTTTGAGGTGACTTTTGTATATCTAAGCAGTGATTCTACTGCTTGTTTCctcacacttttttttttcaaaaaaaattagctAAACTAAATACTTGCCTGCGGGAATCCTGTTTTGCAACCTTTTGCTTAAGCTCCTGCAAATATACAATGAACCTCAATCCATACCTCTGTGGAACCAATTTCATGCAATgtttgctttcttcttcttcttcatgtaatcattctttttttttttttttgttgaaaaaactGTGTAAAAATCCCTATGGCCTCTCCTTTTACTAATGGAGTTAGGGTAGAATGGTTCAGGTAGCTAATGGATTGCTATACAAATAATTATGTATGGTACGTAAATGACACTAACCTCAGTTTATGTGTTACTTTATAGTCATACATGCAAAAGCCTCACCTCTAGTTTATGGAATTACAGAAACCTCAGTTTACAGTTAACATTGTCTTAGCTGAATTCCGGATGATGTTAGCACACAACATGTTTGTAATTCATTAATGCAGTTGGAATCCTGTAGAGGTGGGAGTCAATGAGGTTAAAATATATGGGCAACATAGTGAAAGAATAACTTGCAAAAGTTGACAACAGATCAGAGAATAGATTGTAACTCCCAGTTATCGTGACAATTGAAGGTTTTTGTAATTTACCCTGGTTTTCAGAACGTGTGGGAGTCCTCTCATTTAGATGTGATATTTTTATGACCATGTTTACGATTTCGTTCCCTTAttctatatttttaaaatgggGTTAACATGTTCCAGAACTGTTGTGTTAAAAATTCTACATGGATTGAAATATGACATTTTCGCAATTGCCAACTTTGATTTTAACCAATTTTAAATTGTTTCTTATGCCCTTTTCACCTTTTTGTttttatgtgtgtgtgtgtttatttatttatttatttttaattcatCTTCTATCAGTATGCATTTCTTAAGATTTCAACCAGGCTAAGGTTTCCTGGGCTCATAGCATCCAAAAAATTCATGCTCACATGTATTAAGCTAATTGAATTTCCTAAAGTTCATTGGCTGTATTGTTCAATGCTGAATGTTACTGTATATCAGGTTCCACCTGGTGAATATCGTTTATCTGCTTTGTCAGCTGCTTCTGAGAATGCTCCAGAGCTATTATTTTCTCCATCTTATGTTGATATCAATGTCAGCAGTCCAATATTGAATGTCAAATTTTATCAGGTAATTGAGACATTTTTATGACATTTGAGATTCAAAAACAAAGTATTGAACTGCTTATCTCCCTGGACTTGTTTTTAGTCGAATGCGGATCAAAATTTGTGTTGACTGTATTATTTGAGATGTTATTGTGTTGTTGTTCCTcttaattgataatttattttcAAGGTTGTGACCTGCATTGGACCTCAACATCCTCTACTGCAGTAAGCAGTATTTACGCATCGTTTCTATATTACCCATTGTATTTTAGAGTATGTTTCACTTTGCTATctgatacatttttttttttgtattgcttctaacatttctttttctaaaCCTAGGCACAAGTAAATTTACATGGCTCTGTCGTGTGCAAGGGAAACTGTGGTTCATCCATTTCTGTTACGCTTGTAAAGTTGGGTGGTAAAGGAAAGGAAGAGAGGAAAACTAGTAGTCTAACTGGTCAGAGTGATGAATTTAAGTTCCTGAACGTTCTACCTGGAAAATACAGGGTTGAGGTAATGTCCTTGCCCTTCTCTtttaaattttccttcatttctcttGTGAATATAGATGGATATTTTCAGTTCTACTTTCTATTGCTTCCACCTCCTAGGTCCTGTTGCTTTATTTCTCAAGCAAGAGGTGAATTGAAATTTATCCTATATGAAGATCTTGCTAAGTCACATCTTTTTTACCTTCTACAATTTCGAACTGCTGTTAGGTTATGCTTTCTTTCAGTTGTTAGAGAATCTAAAACTTCACATTTTACTTATATTTTCTTCTTTATGTTCTTTTACTGaaataaatggaaaaaagaGACCTACTTATTTTATTGACCTTGCTTTACTTTTTTTCTGGGCCTATTTTTGTGTCATCATGACTACACTGCATTGCTCTATATCCTATGCTGGTGAGTAATTTATGTCGTGCTTGTATCTGGCTTTTGCGGCATCTGAAGTTACATTTGTTTATCAGAATTGTAACAGATGGAATTCCAAGACAGTAACGCCTGCTGACATatatttccttcatttgattTCTATCATTTATGTTTTCTCCTTTGTTTAATGTGTATCTATTACCAGGTCAAGAATAGTTCACCAGAAGCAATGTTGGGAGGAGATAATTGGTGCTGGGAGCAAAGTTTTATTAATGTGGTTGTTGCAAGTGAGGATGTCAAAGGAATTGTTtttgttcaaaaagggttttgggTGAATGTGATTTCCAGCCATGATGTAGATGCTTACCTTACTCAAGCAGATGGTTCTCGCATGAGCATCAAAATTAAGGTCAGCTTCATTATTTAATGATCTTCTTTACTTTTGAAACTTATCACTTCCCATGGAGCCTAAGTTATCCTTTTGGCTTATAAATTGCAGAAAGGAACCCAGAACATCTGTGTTGAGTCTCCTGGAATACATGAACTTCACTTTGTTAATTCGTGTATTTTCTTTGGGGGTTCAAGTGTGAAAGTCGACACGTCTTACTCATCGGTATGGTACTTGTTCAACCTGCCTGTTGTTTTTTGCCATAATATGCTATTTATTGTCTTTCCCTTTCGCTCCTCTAGTCTGATGTGtatgaatttcttttgtttttctttgttctgtAGCCTTTGTATTTAAAAGGAGAGAAATATCTTCTGAAAGGACGTATTCATGTTGATACAAGCTCGAGTGGCTTGCTAAAATTACCTGAGAATCTCGTAATTGATGTCTTAAACAATGAAGGTGCTTTCATTGATAGTACTACTGCAAGATTTGTACCCGATCAAGATGATCAATCAATCAATGCCGTCTATGAATATATGATATGGGCTAATCCTGGAGAAAAGTTGACATTTGTCCCTAAGGACTCACGGTATGCTGACCATCATTTTTTGGCTGACAGTTGTAAGTCATTTCTAGTATACTGGCATTCTGATTGGGTTGATTGATTATCTCAAAAAAAGACGTGTCAGTGAGGTAAAGCTTAGTGCTTTGCTTTTCTGGAAGAAGGTATCTTGTGAATTTCATTTTAATGCTAGACATCCTGACTCAATAAGTACGTTGTTATATTTGCATTTTCCATGCTAAAGACTTTAATTCTTGCAAGTTAATCACAAAAGCCTATGCAGTTTTATGACCTCTGTCGTGACCTCCTAATACCAAGTAACAGCTTGACTTCAGAATTTCATgaataattattattaatttgtGAGCAGTGTCTTGCTGATGTTGGCCTATCTATTTTATAGTATTTGTGCTACGTTGTGAGTTTCAAGATTCAATTGTAAGTTGAATGTGCAAAAATACCAATTGCAAGAAAAAGTACCTCCTTGATGTAATACTTAGTTATCCTTGGAGTCGGACGAGGAAGGATGAATGCAAGTCAGATCAATTCTGAcattttccttgacttattcTGATGTAAATCAATATCTGTTGGCAATTGTTTGTGCCATTTTGAACTTTGTTCTTACATGACTTGGCCCACAGTGATTCCAACTGCTACTGATGCACTTTTggtgatatatatattttccttttttgagtTTCAGGAAACATGCAGGTGAAAAGAAAGTTTTGTTTTACCCTACACAACATCAAGTAAATGATTCTCAATTTGATATTAACTTTTTATTTGCACACTTCATCAAATAAAACACAACCTTGTATGGGATTTCAGTCTAAAAACTTGCATCTTTCTCAATTAGGTCTCAGTGACACAAGAGGGATGCCAACCTGAAATTCCTCTATTTTCTGGCCGACTTGGAATGTATATTGAAGGATCGGTTACTCCTTCCCTTTCTGATGTTCACATTAGAGTAATTGCTGTGGGAGACAGCCTTAATGCTGCTCTAAAGCAAGGTGATTTAGCACTTGAAACTAGCACAGGAGCAGACGGGCTGTTTGTTGCAGGACCTTTGTATGATGATATAACCTACACAGTTGAAGCTTCAAAGGTTTGCACATTATGTTTTAGAACCTACTTTTAAAAGATGACAATGATGCCTATTCTCACACAGGATTGTGGTTCCATATGCTTTTCTAACAGTATGTGGGGTGGTGATACTATTATTTGATGTACTTGTGTGGTTTAATTCTTCAAATGTATTTCTATGTTTTTTTTTGGCCATATATGATGACAGAATAAAAATTTGGACTTTTTTGTTTggtaaataatatttttaatgCACTTCTCTCTATTGAACTTCTGATATGACAACTCATAAACTAATTTCCTTTAAAAGAATACTTAAGTGGGAAAACCTTAATACACAAATATACTTGTACTAGTTTTACTTTCACCTCTACTCACTTCTCTTCCCATAGTGCCTGATATTTTGCTAATGTGTTGCAGCCTGGTTATCATGTCAAGCCAGTTGGTCATCATTCTTTTTCTTGTCAAAAACTTGGCCAAATTTCTGTACGCTTATATTCCAATAACGATGACAAAGAGCCGTTTCCTTCCGCTTTATTATCGTTGAGTGGTGATGATGGTTATAGGAATAATTCAGTAACGGGATTAGGGGGAACTTTTTTGTTCGGGAACTTATTTCCAGGGAGCTTCTACCTCCGCCCTTTGTTGAAGGTACTACTCTGGTGGTTCTATTACTGTCACTCTGGATTATCACTGATATTTTAATGTGATCCTTGAATGATGTTGCAATTATATCCAATGATGCCATACATACTGCTATTGGGAGTCAACTTCAAGTGTATAGTGAAGTAATAATCATTGAAGTAATGTTGTTGCAGCAGTACCAATCTGTTCCAAGTGGAACTCATCTGTACCATGCAGCTGAAAAGTAGTCTAAGGACTTAAAAACAGTTTTAACATTatgtacctaaaaaaaaaaatttttttttgtcttgacATATTGGTATTATTTTCTGTAGGAGTATGCATTTTCACCTGCTGCACAGGCAATTGAACTGGGTTCGGGTGAATCCAGAGAAGTCGTCTTTCATGCCACCCGTGTTGCTTACAGGTATATCCAGTTCAACTGGTTTGTTCTGACTATATTTAAGCCTTAACTTTTTATCTCATGCCAGTTGACCGAAATACTTTCCAAGCATTACATGGATGCTGCTCATGCCTTATGAGAAAAATCGAACTTCTTGATCCTAACAAAACTTCTCTTTTTAGCTGTGATCCCTGGTGATGACTAACAATTTGTGTTGATTTAAAAGTAGGCTTTAGTTTCTATCTTATCTTTTGTTTCTCGAAAGTTAGATGTTTTCTTTTCATCTGTTcttagatttttctttttcctttgaaatctTCTGTGAAATGTAGCGTGTGAACCACTGGACTGTTGATCCTTTGGTCTCATGCTATGCTTCGCATTAACAAATGAGTCCCTGGAGTTTTCATGCCTCTAAAATTTTAACAAGGTGAGATGTAATCTTCTTTGATACTCTTTAATCCTGTTAAAATGATGTAGCTAATAGTTTGCAAGATGCATGCTGATGCCTCTTGCAGGTTGCGCTTTTGTTTAACATAAAAATGTGTTTTGCAGCCAATGAAGTACTTCCTTTTTTAAAATTGTTCTCCTCTTCTTGTGAAATGGGTTGGCTCCTTTGTTGTTCGTCCAGCCCGATGGCTTGATGTTCACAAGACACTGAAAATATATCTACACAGTCAAATTTGCGATGCCTTCACGAGTTATAGCAGAATTATGCTTCTTTGCATCAAATCGGTAGTTTGCTGGTTATTATTGCAGATTTGCCTGAAGCCATGCATTGCATCCATCTAATCTTTTTAAGTACCATTTGTTTGTGTTACTGTGGGGTAAAACTTGTTTTTATGATTAAGCAGAGTGTTGGTTCTGTTCAACAGTGGTTCTGGATATCATTTccatgaaaatcagattttcttACATATGGGGTTGCTATTTCTGCTTCCATACATAAAATGGCACACAATTCTCTTTCTACAGCATTGGTTAAAAGTTGAAATTATATGATGAGATGATTGCTTTACAGTGCAATGGGTGTGGTTACTCTCTTGTCTGGTCAGCCAAAAGAAGGTATCTCCATAGAAGCTCGGGCAGAGTCTAGAGGTTTTTATGAAGAGGCAGTTACAGACTCATCTGGAAGTTACCGTTTGAGGGGACTTCTACCTGAGACAACTTATACCATCAGAGTAGCAAAGAAGGGCAAGTTTGCTAGCGGCCGCATTGAGCGTGCATCTCCAGAGGAACTTTCCATTAAGGTTAGTGGTATAACTCAAGTGCGAACATATCCAATGATTTGTTGGAGCTGTTGACTAGGAATTGGGGATCACATTTTTCAATTtgcatgaaatattttttgaaatgaaGTACCTTCAACACTGATTACTCTTCCTGAAAGCAATAATGAAGTGTTATATACCCTTTC
This window contains:
- the LOC113718865 gene encoding uncharacterized protein isoform X1, translated to MISGLCFHALSSCMVLILLAAAVAPQVSANLADSIQGCGGFVEANAALIKLRKPTDPKLDYSHITVELRTLDGLVKDRTQCAPNGYYFIPVYDKGSFLIKVKGPEGWSWDPEQVPVVVDNTGCNANEDINFHFTGFTISGRVVGAVGGESCSIKNGGPADVNIQLVSPTGEILSSVSTTSAGTYTFMNVIPGKYRLLASRDDLDIEVRGSPEVELGFGNSLVDDIFFISGYDIRGYVVAQGNPILGVHVFLYSDDFSEVDCPHGSGNAPGQEKALCHAISDAAGIFKFKSIPCGVYKLVPFYKGENTVFDVSPPSVLVTVGHEHTKVIQKFQVTGFSVGGRVVDGIGNGVDGVKIMVDGEERSNTDKEGYYKLDQVTSKRYTIEARKEHYNFEKLKDFLVLPNMASLADIKAVSYDVCGLVQTIGTDYKSKVALTHGPEYVKPQVKQTDVSGSFCFEVPPGEYRLSALSAASENAPELLFSPSYVDINVSSPILNVKFYQAQVNLHGSVVCKGNCGSSISVTLVKLGGKGKEERKTSSLTGQSDEFKFLNVLPGKYRVEVKNSSPEAMLGGDNWCWEQSFINVVVASEDVKGIVFVQKGFWVNVISSHDVDAYLTQADGSRMSIKIKKGTQNICVESPGIHELHFVNSCIFFGGSSVKVDTSYSSPLYLKGEKYLLKGRIHVDTSSSGLLKLPENLVIDVLNNEGAFIDSTTARFVPDQDDQSINAVYEYMIWANPGEKLTFVPKDSRKHAGEKKVLFYPTQHQVSVTQEGCQPEIPLFSGRLGMYIEGSVTPSLSDVHIRVIAVGDSLNAALKQGDLALETSTGADGLFVAGPLYDDITYTVEASKPGYHVKPVGHHSFSCQKLGQISVRLYSNNDDKEPFPSALLSLSGDDGYRNNSVTGLGGTFLFGNLFPGSFYLRPLLKEYAFSPAAQAIELGSGESREVVFHATRVAYSAMGVVTLLSGQPKEGISIEARAESRGFYEEAVTDSSGSYRLRGLLPETTYTIRVAKKGKFASGRIERASPEELSIKVEYEDIKQLDFVVFEHPEMTILSGHVEGKRIKELHSHLRVEIMSATDPLRTEAVFPLPLSNFFQVKDLPRGRHLVQLQCVLPSSTHRLRSEVIEVDLERQSNIHVGPIKFEVEEDHQKQELTAAPVYPLIAGVSVIALFISIPRIRDLHQAIAGLQLSGSTGTVKKDAKRLIPRKKT
- the LOC113718865 gene encoding uncharacterized protein isoform X2, with protein sequence MISGLCFHALSSCMVLILLAAAVAPQVSANLADSIQGCGGFVEANAALIKLRKPTDPKLDYSHITVELRTLDGLVKDRTQCAPNGYYFIPVYDKGSFLIKVKGPEGWSWDPEQVPVVVDNTGCNANEDINFHFTGFTISGRVVGAVGGESCSIKNGGPADVNIQLVSPTGEILSSVSTTSAGTYTFMNVIPGKYRLLASRDDLDIEVRGSPEVELGFGNSLVDDIFFISGYDIRGYVVAQGNPILGVHVFLYSDDFSEVDCPHGSGNAPGQEKALCHAISDAAGIFKFKSIPCGVYKLVPFYKGENTVFDVSPPSVLVTVGHEHTKVIQKFQVTGFSVGGRVVDGIGNGVDGVKIMVDGEERSNTDKEGYYKLDQVTSKRYTIEARKEHYNFEKLKDFLVLPNMASLADIKAVSYDVCGLVQTIGTDYKSKVALTHGPEYVKPQVKQTDVSGSFCFEVPPGEYRLSALSAASENAPELLFSPSYVDINVSSPILNVKFYQAQVNLHGSVVCKGNCGSSISVTLVKLGGKGKEERKTSSLTGQSDEFKFLNVLPGKYRVEVKNSSPEAMLGGDNWCWEQSFINVVVASEDVKGIVFVQKGFWVNVISSHDVDAYLTQADGSRMSIKIKKGTQNICVESPGIHELHFVNSCIFFGGSSVKVDTSYSSPLYLKGEKYLLKGRIHVDTSSSGLLKLPENLVIDVLNNEGAFIDSTTARFVPDQDDQSINAVYEYMIWANPGEKLTFVPKDSRKHAGEKKVLFYPTQHQVSVTQEGCQPEIPLFSGRLGMYIEGSVTPSLSDVHIRVIAVGDSLNAALKQGDLALETSTGADGLFVAGPLYDDITYTVEASKPGYHVKPVGHHSFSCQKLGQISVRLYSNNDDKEPFPSALLSLSGDDGYRNNSVTGLGGTFLFGNLFPGSFYLRPLLKEYAFSPAAQAIELGSGESREVVFHATRVAYSAMGVVTLLSGQPKEGISIEARAESRGFYEEAVTDSSGSYRLRGLLPETTYTIRVAKKGKFASGRIERASPEELSIKVEYEDIKQLDFVVFEHPEMTILSGHVEGKRIKELHSHLRVEIMSATDPLRTEAVFPLPLSNFFQVKDLPRGRHLVQLQCVLPSSTHRLRSEVIEVDLERQSNIHVGPIKFEVEEDHQKQELTAAPVYPLIAGVSVIALFISIPR